In the Leptotrichia sp. oral taxon 847 genome, one interval contains:
- a CDS encoding TerD family protein, with protein sequence MIKSINSITLRHLNGVYVQEQKLNIKKVKSTLSIAEMATIIKKFQGYGYTFEKELAEKLFKVNREYAIDLCSEMLENIEDFKSDKGYKVFYKNFPKDVMNMEEADIYINQILHYWFGYVPKNENLEDEKNKPEYENCEPSELVTLSHLKLVVDSDIEKLMYNLLSSNVTLSSQYLEDVCFLSNGFSGDELEEYSKNIVMKETLTTLSSYVWEKRKILIGNFDTAIDILRFIAKLSNSKLDKKYIHFAYFGRTELNQIVKKLDKIKNSFPDIKRYKKPWHKFFKLNVKKINLKKYPNVQKIVNMLFSKFEFETPKGYFDRVKKNIPNMSNVDLEKFIRLYLKFSGDYTRQVLSLLNISNEKQYHILINGLKKCIKDVNTRVLLQLYDRLLNLQEKNRLEEIQKLEIKKINNLEKVKKGKITEELSLKKALPEKHSKIRNVFRNLVFKEEQKNESDLESPKNNGVSKSKIENLEDFEKQKIKNLQMEIPRVVNSKGIWRKIDETIFLSDELIKDLMEVVKDGIIQKLKEKEALKKIFVDKSYKNIMVTTSEKDSNISLRPMTRGSRIKFNSDAEVLRFFVGWKNFEKDGLKIRTDVDLSAICFDSEFKFLKSIAYYNQVEEGFAFSGDIVDAPSGALEFIDIYDLKKVKEKDINYILMTVRSYNGFNFKEINSVYAGVMELTKEESQDKKNMYSSAITQGFQILSKNYTTSTILVDLKKSEYIWIDTNLPVVENYRNQNRLQNNEKAYLEDILKYFVNKKYITMYDLIEMNVKARGTKVFDKEVADVVFDKIDADNPLPLTQILTDFY encoded by the coding sequence ATGATAAAATCAATAAACAGTATTACTTTACGACATTTAAACGGGGTTTATGTCCAAGAGCAAAAACTAAATATTAAAAAGGTAAAAAGCACTTTAAGTATTGCTGAAATGGCTACAATCATCAAAAAATTCCAAGGATATGGATATACATTTGAAAAGGAACTGGCAGAAAAGCTTTTTAAAGTTAACAGGGAATACGCAATAGATTTGTGCAGTGAAATGCTCGAAAATATTGAAGATTTTAAATCGGATAAAGGATATAAAGTTTTTTATAAAAATTTTCCAAAAGATGTGATGAACATGGAAGAAGCGGATATTTACATAAATCAGATTCTCCATTACTGGTTTGGATATGTTCCAAAAAATGAAAATTTGGAAGATGAAAAAAATAAACCTGAATATGAAAATTGTGAACCTTCTGAGCTTGTTACACTTTCTCATTTAAAATTGGTAGTTGATTCTGATATTGAAAAGCTAATGTACAATTTATTATCGAGTAATGTTACATTATCCAGTCAGTATTTGGAAGATGTCTGCTTTTTGTCGAATGGATTTTCTGGCGATGAATTGGAGGAATATTCCAAAAACATTGTGATGAAAGAAACTCTTACAACGCTTTCAAGCTATGTCTGGGAAAAAAGAAAAATTTTAATTGGAAATTTTGATACCGCAATAGATATTTTACGGTTTATTGCAAAATTGTCAAATAGTAAACTGGATAAAAAATATATTCATTTTGCATACTTTGGCAGAACGGAGTTAAATCAGATTGTAAAAAAATTAGATAAAATAAAAAATAGTTTTCCAGATATTAAAAGATATAAAAAACCGTGGCATAAATTTTTTAAATTGAATGTAAAAAAAATTAATTTGAAAAAATATCCAAATGTTCAAAAAATTGTAAATATGCTGTTTTCAAAGTTTGAATTTGAAACACCGAAAGGATATTTTGACAGAGTTAAAAAAAATATTCCAAATATGTCAAATGTAGATTTGGAAAAATTTATTAGACTTTATTTAAAATTTTCTGGTGATTACACAAGACAAGTTTTGTCGCTTTTAAATATTTCAAATGAAAAACAGTATCACATTTTGATAAATGGTTTAAAAAAATGTATAAAAGATGTGAATACAAGGGTTTTACTCCAGCTTTATGACAGACTTTTAAATTTACAAGAGAAAAACAGACTTGAAGAAATTCAAAAATTAGAAATAAAAAAAATCAATAATTTAGAAAAAGTTAAAAAAGGTAAAATTACAGAAGAACTTTCTTTAAAAAAAGCTTTACCTGAAAAACACTCGAAAATTAGAAATGTTTTTAGAAACCTTGTTTTTAAAGAAGAACAGAAAAATGAATCTGATTTAGAAAGTCCTAAAAATAATGGAGTATCAAAGAGTAAGATTGAAAATTTGGAAGATTTTGAAAAACAGAAAATTAAAAATCTTCAAATGGAAATTCCAAGAGTTGTAAATAGCAAAGGAATTTGGAGAAAAATAGATGAAACGATATTTTTGAGTGATGAGCTAATCAAAGATTTGATGGAAGTTGTCAAAGATGGAATTATTCAAAAATTAAAAGAAAAAGAAGCACTCAAAAAGATATTTGTTGATAAAAGTTATAAAAATATTATGGTTACAACGAGTGAAAAAGATAGCAATATTTCACTTCGTCCGATGACTAGAGGTTCTAGAATTAAATTTAATAGTGATGCCGAGGTTTTAAGATTTTTTGTGGGTTGGAAAAATTTTGAAAAAGATGGTTTAAAAATACGAACAGATGTTGATTTATCAGCAATTTGTTTCGATTCTGAGTTCAAATTTTTAAAATCAATTGCATATTATAACCAAGTTGAAGAAGGCTTTGCTTTTAGTGGAGATATTGTAGATGCACCTTCTGGAGCGCTAGAATTTATTGATATTTATGATTTAAAAAAAGTTAAGGAAAAAGATATAAATTACATTTTAATGACGGTTAGAAGCTATAATGGATTTAATTTTAAAGAAATTAACAGTGTGTATGCGGGAGTGATGGAACTTACAAAAGAAGAATCGCAGGACAAAAAAAATATGTATAGTAGCGCGATTACACAAGGATTTCAAATTTTGTCAAAAAATTATACAACAAGCACAATTTTGGTGGATTTAAAAAAATCTGAGTACATTTGGATTGATACAAATTTACCTGTCGTTGAAAACTATAGAAATCAAAATAGATTGCAAAACAATGAAAAAGCGTATCTTGAAGATATTTTAAAGTATTTTGTAAACAAAAAATATATTACGATGTACGATTTGATTGAAATGAATGTAAAAGCGAGAGGGACAAAAGTATTTGATAAAGAAGTGGCAGATGTGGTATTTGATAAAATTGATGCGGATAATCCACTTCCTCTCACACAAATTTTGACAGATTTTTATTAA
- a CDS encoding esterase/lipase family protein: MKKLILKIFFLLSIAANVDAGILTHKFETKEFGNIEKTDKDIVILMHGIYSKLDNLEYIEKKLEENGYSGVNIQYPTTKDEIQDIAKKYIEPEIEKKIKILNEINKKRVSENKKKLKINFIVHSMGSVVLRYQLQENTFEELGKVVFLSPPSHGSSMAGNFFTELLSPYLGKAIKQINVQKDSFVNQLKEPDYNCYVMVGNRANNPLYSVITDGESDGAVPVKSAKLENCKFKIIDGESHSSILKSDEVVQEILKYFGN; encoded by the coding sequence ATGAAAAAGTTGATATTAAAAATATTTTTTTTATTGTCAATAGCAGCAAATGTAGACGCTGGGATATTGACACACAAATTTGAAACAAAAGAATTTGGAAATATTGAAAAAACGGATAAAGATATTGTCATTTTGATGCATGGTATTTACAGTAAATTGGACAATTTAGAGTATATTGAGAAAAAATTGGAGGAAAATGGATATTCAGGAGTTAATATTCAGTATCCAACTACTAAAGATGAAATTCAAGATATAGCAAAAAAATATATTGAGCCAGAAATTGAGAAAAAAATTAAAATTTTAAATGAAATAAATAAAAAAAGAGTATCGGAAAACAAAAAAAAATTAAAGATAAACTTTATAGTTCATTCAATGGGTTCAGTCGTTTTGAGATACCAGTTACAAGAAAATACTTTTGAAGAATTGGGAAAAGTAGTGTTTCTCTCGCCACCATCTCACGGAAGTTCAATGGCAGGAAATTTTTTTACAGAACTACTAAGTCCATATTTGGGGAAAGCGATAAAACAGATAAATGTTCAAAAAGATAGTTTTGTAAATCAGCTGAAAGAGCCAGATTACAACTGTTATGTCATGGTTGGAAATAGAGCAAATAATCCGTTATATTCGGTAATAACAGATGGAGAAAGTGACGGAGCGGTTCCAGTTAAAAGTGCAAAATTGGAAAACTGTAAATTTAAAATAATTGATGGGGAAAGTCATTCAAGTATTTTAAAATCTGATGAAGTTGTACAAGAAATTTTGAAATATTTTGGCAATTAA
- the nspC gene encoding carboxynorspermidine decarboxylase — protein sequence MAKNKYIDIDITNLPTPSFLVDERLLKKNLEVLKNVKDRTGCKILLAQKGFSMFYFYPLIAQYLDGTTASSLFEARLGYEEMEKKVPNKNIETHIFNPAYRDDEFDEILDLTNHIVFNSFNQWDKFKDRVFNKIKDSGKKISCGLRINPEFSEVETEIYNPAGRYSRFGVTIKNFDEKRLSGLSGLHFHALCEQNSDALENVLKVFEEKFGAYLYDMKWVNFGGGHHITRKDYDIEKLVECINHIKNKYDVEVYLEPGEAVALNTGFLVSEVLDITKNEIDILLLDTSASCHMPDVLEMPYRPYIFGSGLPNEKKYTYRLGGPTCLAGDIIGDYSFDEPVKVGDKLIFTDMAHYSMVKTNTFNGINLPSIAVYTEKDGLKVIRTFKYEDFRNRLS from the coding sequence TTGGCAAAAAATAAATATATAGACATAGATATTACAAATCTTCCAACACCATCATTTTTAGTAGATGAAAGGCTTTTGAAAAAAAATTTGGAAGTGCTGAAAAACGTTAAAGATAGAACTGGATGTAAAATTTTGTTGGCGCAAAAAGGCTTTTCGATGTTCTATTTTTATCCGTTAATAGCGCAGTATTTGGACGGAACTACTGCAAGTTCTTTATTTGAAGCAAGGCTTGGCTACGAAGAAATGGAAAAAAAAGTTCCTAATAAAAATATTGAAACCCACATTTTTAATCCAGCTTACAGAGATGATGAATTTGATGAAATATTAGATTTAACCAATCACATCGTGTTTAATTCGTTTAATCAGTGGGATAAATTTAAAGACAGAGTCTTTAATAAAATAAAAGACAGTGGAAAAAAAATAAGCTGTGGACTTAGGATTAATCCTGAATTTTCAGAAGTTGAGACAGAAATTTACAATCCTGCGGGAAGATATTCAAGATTTGGAGTAACTATTAAAAATTTTGACGAAAAAAGGCTTTCTGGACTTTCTGGACTTCATTTTCATGCACTTTGCGAGCAGAATTCGGACGCTTTGGAAAATGTGTTAAAAGTATTTGAAGAAAAGTTTGGAGCATATCTTTATGATATGAAATGGGTAAATTTTGGCGGTGGACATCATATCACTCGAAAAGATTACGACATAGAAAAACTTGTGGAATGTATAAATCACATCAAAAATAAATATGATGTGGAAGTCTATCTTGAGCCAGGAGAAGCTGTCGCGTTAAACACAGGATTTTTAGTATCAGAGGTGTTGGATATTACAAAAAATGAAATTGACATACTTTTACTTGATACATCGGCTTCGTGTCATATGCCAGATGTTTTAGAGATGCCATATAGACCATATATTTTTGGCTCAGGACTGCCGAATGAGAAAAAATATACTTATAGACTTGGTGGACCAACTTGTCTTGCGGGAGATATTATCGGAGATTATTCTTTTGATGAACCAGTAAAAGTTGGAGATAAACTGATTTTTACCGATATGGCGCATTACAGCATGGTTAAAACAAATACTTTCAATGGAATAAATCTTCCGTCAATTGCAGTTTATACGGAAAAAGATGGATTAAAAGTTATTCGTACATTTAAGTATGAGGATTTTCGTAACAGACTTTCTTAG
- a CDS encoding saccharopine dehydrogenase family protein — MGKKALIIGAGGVSNVVCHKCAQNSEVFSSIMIASRTKSKCDAIKETIGKSKYAGRIDIQTAKVDADNVPELVALIKEYKPDIVINVALPYQDLTIMDACLETKTDYLDTANYEPLDTAKFEYKWQWDYRKKFEDAGITAILGCGFDPGVTGVFSAYAQKHYFDEINYIDILDANAGDHGYPFATNFNPEINIREVTANGSYWEDGKWVETKPMEIKRVYNFPQIGKKDMYLLHHEELESLALNIKGIKRIRFFMTFGQSYLTHLKVLENVGMTSIEPIDFEGQKIVPLQFLKAVLPDPASLGPRTKGKTNIGNIFRGKKDGKDKTYYLYNVCTHEECYKEVSSQAISYTTGVPAMIGASMVLTGEWKKPGVYNVEELDPDKFMDALNKFGLPWVEDFNPVLVD; from the coding sequence ATGGGTAAAAAAGCGTTAATAATAGGAGCAGGTGGAGTATCAAATGTAGTGTGTCATAAATGTGCACAAAATTCAGAAGTTTTTAGTTCAATCATGATTGCCAGTAGAACAAAATCTAAATGCGATGCGATTAAAGAAACAATCGGAAAGAGTAAATATGCGGGAAGAATTGATATTCAGACGGCTAAAGTTGATGCTGATAATGTGCCGGAATTAGTTGCGCTTATAAAAGAATATAAACCTGACATCGTGATAAATGTGGCACTACCTTATCAGGATTTGACAATAATGGACGCCTGTCTTGAAACTAAGACAGATTATCTGGATACAGCAAACTATGAACCGTTGGATACAGCAAAATTTGAGTATAAATGGCAATGGGACTATCGTAAAAAATTTGAAGATGCTGGAATTACAGCTATTTTAGGATGTGGATTTGATCCAGGGGTGACAGGAGTATTTTCAGCTTATGCACAAAAACATTACTTTGATGAAATTAATTACATTGATATTCTTGACGCAAACGCTGGAGATCATGGATATCCTTTTGCGACTAACTTTAATCCTGAAATAAACATAAGAGAAGTGACTGCTAATGGAAGTTACTGGGAAGATGGAAAATGGGTGGAAACAAAGCCAATGGAAATTAAAAGAGTGTATAATTTTCCACAAATTGGAAAAAAAGATATGTATTTGCTTCATCATGAGGAATTGGAGTCTCTTGCGCTAAATATAAAAGGTATTAAGAGAATTAGATTTTTTATGACTTTTGGGCAAAGTTACTTGACTCACTTAAAAGTATTGGAAAATGTTGGTATGACTTCAATTGAGCCAATTGATTTTGAAGGTCAAAAAATTGTGCCACTACAGTTTTTAAAAGCCGTGCTTCCAGATCCTGCCTCGCTTGGACCTAGAACTAAGGGAAAGACAAACATAGGAAATATTTTTAGAGGGAAAAAAGATGGAAAAGATAAAACTTATTATCTTTATAATGTCTGCACACACGAAGAATGCTACAAAGAAGTTAGTTCACAAGCAATTTCGTATACGACTGGAGTTCCAGCAATGATTGGAGCATCAATGGTGCTGACTGGAGAATGGAAAAAACCAGGGGTTTACAATGTGGAAGAACTGGATCCTGATAAATTTATGGACGCACTAAATAAATTTGGGCTTCCTTGGGTGGAAGATTTTAATCCTGTGTTAGTGGATTAG
- a CDS encoding bifunctional 3,4-dihydroxy-2-butanone-4-phosphate synthase/GTP cyclohydrolase II, translating to MKKNFNSVEEALEDLKIGKPIVVVDDEDRENEGDLILPAQVATYEWMRFIINEARGLMCVPVSHEVAERLMLDPMTHHNTDHHGTAFTISVDAAEGTTTGISVADRLKTALDLANPNKKPEDFLRPGHMFPLIAKKNGVLERRGHTEAAVDLAKLAGFEPVAVIMEMLNSDGTMARRDNLFAFCEKHDIKIITVDELILYRKNNEKLVKSEASVKIPTKYGTFDFIGYSDKIENKEYIAVIKGDVKGKENVSVRLHSECLTGDVFGSKRCDCQAQLHRALNEIEKKGQGLVIYLRQEGRGIGILNKLKAYKLQDEGFDTVEANHKLGFEGDLRDYAVAAQIIKDLGIKSISLMTNNPAKIKGLEEYKIKVVNREEIEIPANEVDGKYLKTKKEKMGHILKQEL from the coding sequence ATGAAAAAAAATTTTAATAGTGTTGAAGAAGCTTTAGAAGATTTGAAGATTGGAAAACCAATTGTGGTTGTGGATGACGAAGATAGGGAAAACGAAGGGGATTTGATACTTCCTGCGCAAGTTGCAACCTATGAATGGATGAGATTTATTATAAATGAAGCAAGAGGACTTATGTGTGTGCCAGTTTCCCACGAAGTAGCTGAAAGACTTATGTTGGATCCTATGACTCATCACAATACTGACCATCACGGGACAGCTTTTACAATTTCAGTAGATGCGGCAGAAGGTACGACAACAGGAATATCAGTAGCCGATAGATTAAAAACTGCTTTGGATTTGGCAAATCCTAATAAAAAACCAGAAGATTTTTTAAGACCTGGACATATGTTTCCTTTGATTGCTAAGAAAAATGGAGTTCTAGAAAGACGGGGACATACTGAAGCTGCTGTTGATTTAGCCAAACTTGCTGGATTTGAGCCAGTTGCAGTCATAATGGAAATGCTAAACAGCGATGGAACTATGGCAAGACGAGATAATTTATTTGCATTTTGTGAAAAACACGACATAAAAATTATTACAGTTGATGAATTAATTTTATACAGAAAAAATAACGAAAAGTTGGTAAAAAGTGAAGCAAGTGTCAAAATACCAACAAAATATGGGACATTTGACTTTATAGGCTATAGCGATAAAATAGAAAACAAGGAATACATCGCTGTAATTAAAGGTGATGTGAAAGGCAAAGAAAACGTAAGTGTCAGACTTCACTCTGAATGCTTGACTGGAGATGTTTTTGGCTCAAAAAGATGTGATTGCCAAGCTCAGCTTCACAGAGCCTTAAACGAAATAGAAAAAAAAGGGCAAGGTTTAGTTATCTATTTAAGACAGGAAGGTCGGGGAATAGGAATTTTAAATAAATTAAAAGCATACAAACTTCAAGATGAAGGATTTGATACAGTGGAAGCCAATCACAAGCTTGGATTTGAGGGAGATTTGCGAGATTATGCGGTGGCAGCTCAAATAATAAAAGACTTGGGAATAAAGTCAATTTCACTTATGACAAACAATCCAGCTAAAATTAAGGGCCTTGAAGAGTATAAAATAAAAGTCGTAAATCGAGAAGAAATTGAAATTCCTGCAAATGAAGTTGACGGAAAATATCTAAAAACTAAAAAAGAAAAAATGGGGCATATTTTAAAGCAAGAATTATAA
- a CDS encoding riboflavin synthase, with translation MFTGLVEEMGEVINISKKETGLGITVKGNEVTKKAKIGDSIAVNGVCLTVTKMNGKAFTADVMYETINRSGLKRIKIGDKVNLEKSLTLTTFLGGHLVMGDVDSEAKILSITSKGIAKLYKFQLEEKHKNNIKYVVQKGRITIDGASLTVIDVDDDLGTFSVSLIPHTLENITLGRKKTGDFVNIETDLFGKYVEKILKFEEIESGKKEEKSKITMEFLQKNGF, from the coding sequence ATATTTACAGGTTTAGTCGAAGAAATGGGAGAAGTGATAAATATTTCCAAAAAAGAAACAGGACTTGGGATAACCGTTAAAGGCAATGAAGTTACTAAAAAAGCAAAAATAGGGGACAGTATTGCGGTCAACGGAGTGTGTCTTACTGTTACAAAGATGAACGGTAAGGCTTTTACAGCAGATGTGATGTATGAAACAATTAATAGAAGTGGACTTAAACGAATAAAAATTGGAGATAAAGTTAATCTTGAAAAATCACTGACTCTTACAACATTTTTAGGTGGTCATTTGGTTATGGGGGATGTTGACAGCGAAGCCAAAATTTTGTCGATTACTTCTAAAGGAATAGCAAAATTATATAAATTTCAGCTGGAAGAAAAGCACAAAAATAATATAAAATATGTGGTTCAAAAAGGTAGAATTACGATAGATGGAGCAAGTCTTACCGTAATTGATGTAGATGATGATTTAGGAACTTTTTCGGTGTCGTTAATTCCGCATACGCTTGAAAATATTACGCTTGGGAGAAAAAAGACGGGAGATTTTGTCAATATTGAAACCGATTTATTTGGAAAATATGTTGAGAAAATTTTGAAATTTGAAGAAATAGAAAGTGGTAAAAAAGAAGAAAAATCAAAAATTACAATGGAGTTTTTACAAAAAAATGGATTTTAA
- the ribD gene encoding bifunctional diaminohydroxyphosphoribosylaminopyrimidine deaminase/5-amino-6-(5-phosphoribosylamino)uracil reductase RibD produces MEENIDKKYMRMAIELARKGEGTVNPNPLVGAVVVKDGKVVGKGYHRFFGGPHAEVYALEEAGKEACGATIYVTLEPCSHYGKTPPCAKKIIDMGVKKCFVGSSDPNPQVAGKGVAMLKKAGIEVVENVLKDECDKLNQVFFKYIKTKIPYLFLKCAITLDGKIATKTGNSKWITNELAREKVQFYRNKFMGIMVGINTVILDNPSLTSRISNGVNPFRIVVDPHLKIDENCRVVKNNEDEKTVIITSQKNQFVENSENINDKDFEIKMKQKRLSQNNKVKFIFLDKEKFSFKKMLEEIGKMGIDSVLLEGGESLISLAFKEEVIDAGEIFVANKILGDKNAKPFISGFSKDKMEEAILLNNVKNNIYGENVGMEFYLKKYSEK; encoded by the coding sequence ATGGAAGAAAATATTGACAAAAAATATATGAGAATGGCAATAGAACTGGCTAGAAAAGGAGAAGGAACAGTGAATCCTAATCCCTTGGTCGGAGCTGTTGTTGTAAAAGATGGAAAAGTGGTAGGAAAAGGGTATCATAGATTTTTTGGCGGACCTCACGCTGAAGTTTATGCATTGGAAGAAGCAGGGAAAGAGGCTTGTGGAGCTACAATTTATGTTACATTGGAACCTTGCTCACATTATGGGAAAACGCCACCTTGTGCAAAAAAAATAATTGATATGGGAGTAAAAAAATGTTTTGTAGGTTCAAGTGATCCAAATCCACAAGTTGCTGGAAAAGGTGTGGCGATGCTAAAAAAAGCTGGGATTGAAGTCGTAGAAAACGTATTAAAAGATGAGTGCGATAAATTAAATCAAGTTTTTTTTAAATATATAAAAACAAAAATTCCATATTTATTTTTAAAATGTGCGATAACTCTCGATGGAAAAATTGCTACAAAGACAGGAAATTCCAAATGGATTACAAACGAACTTGCTCGTGAAAAAGTTCAATTTTACCGAAATAAATTTATGGGAATAATGGTCGGAATAAATACAGTTATACTTGATAATCCAAGTCTTACATCAAGAATTTCAAATGGAGTAAATCCTTTTAGAATAGTTGTCGATCCACATTTAAAGATTGATGAGAATTGTAGAGTTGTAAAAAATAATGAAGATGAAAAAACTGTGATTATCACTTCGCAAAAAAATCAGTTTGTTGAAAATTCTGAAAATATTAATGACAAAGATTTTGAAATTAAGATGAAACAGAAAAGACTAAGTCAAAATAATAAAGTGAAATTTATATTTCTTGACAAAGAAAAATTTAGTTTTAAGAAAATGCTTGAAGAGATTGGAAAAATGGGAATTGACAGCGTTTTATTGGAAGGCGGAGAAAGTCTTATTTCACTTGCGTTTAAAGAAGAAGTGATAGATGCGGGAGAAATTTTTGTTGCCAATAAAATTTTGGGAGATAAAAATGCAAAGCCTTTTATTTCAGGATTTTCAAAAGATAAAATGGAAGAGGCTATTTTATTAAATAATGTGAAAAATAATATTTATGGCGAAAATGTTGGAATGGAATTTTATTTGAAAAAATATTCAGAAAAGTAA
- the ribH gene encoding 6,7-dimethyl-8-ribityllumazine synthase, producing the protein MRTLEGKYNGKGLKIGIVAGRFNEFITSKLVAGAVDALKRNDVNDDDIDVAWVPGAFEIPLITKKMAESKKYDAILALGAVIKGATPHFDYVCAEVSKGVAQISLHTGLPVMFGVLTTNNIEEAIERAGTKAGNKGSDVAFGALEMIDLIKNIG; encoded by the coding sequence ATGAGAACACTAGAGGGAAAATATAATGGAAAAGGTTTAAAAATAGGAATAGTTGCAGGAAGATTTAACGAATTTATTACATCTAAATTGGTTGCAGGAGCAGTAGACGCGTTGAAAAGAAATGATGTAAATGACGACGATATTGATGTTGCTTGGGTTCCAGGAGCATTTGAAATACCTTTAATTACTAAAAAGATGGCTGAGTCAAAAAAATATGACGCAATTTTGGCGCTAGGAGCTGTTATAAAGGGGGCAACACCTCATTTTGACTATGTTTGTGCGGAAGTTTCCAAAGGAGTTGCTCAAATTTCACTACACACAGGATTACCTGTTATGTTTGGTGTGCTTACTACAAATAATATTGAAGAAGCTATTGAAAGAGCGGGGACAAAAGCAGGGAATAAAGGATCTGATGTGGCGTTTGGAGCACTGGAAATGATTGATTTGATAAAAAATATTGGATAG
- a CDS encoding C40 family peptidase has protein sequence MKKKGLLTTTLMMVAMLPGTLQAKVSKTKKTIKKKTSAVTNKKSRTVSRKKSVSSGSGIYSISRNNKSELVTEKMSELKKYHEKVLHSGTTAQKKKVFTQKKLLTSYSHWKGTKYALGGDSRRGIDCSALTRRVYREVYKKELPRVSAQQVKLGKRVATKNLQPGDILFFKTNGGRTNHTTVYVGNTLFINASSSKGVVLSSLKSPYWHKTYRYGVRVKKA, from the coding sequence ATGAAAAAAAAGGGACTATTAACTACAACTCTTATGATGGTTGCTATGCTTCCTGGAACTTTACAGGCAAAAGTTTCAAAAACTAAAAAAACTATAAAAAAGAAAACTTCAGCAGTAACAAATAAAAAATCAAGAACTGTGTCAAGAAAAAAATCTGTTTCTTCTGGTTCAGGAATTTATTCTATTTCAAGAAATAATAAATCAGAACTTGTTACAGAAAAAATGAGTGAATTAAAAAAATATCACGAAAAAGTTCTTCACTCAGGAACAACTGCTCAAAAGAAAAAAGTTTTTACACAAAAAAAGCTTTTGACATCTTACAGCCACTGGAAAGGGACAAAATATGCACTTGGTGGTGATTCTAGAAGAGGTATTGACTGTTCTGCACTAACTCGTCGTGTCTACCGTGAAGTTTACAAAAAAGAACTTCCTAGAGTTTCAGCACAACAAGTAAAATTAGGAAAAAGAGTTGCGACTAAAAATTTACAACCAGGAGATATTTTATTTTTCAAAACTAATGGTGGAAGAACTAACCACACTACTGTCTACGTAGGAAATACATTATTTATAAATGCTTCTTCTTCAAAAGGAGTTGTTCTTTCCTCGCTAAAAAGTCCATATTGGCATAAAACTTATAGATATGGAGTCAGAGTAAAAAAAGCATAA